The following coding sequences lie in one Niabella agricola genomic window:
- a CDS encoding RagB/SusD family nutrient uptake outer membrane protein: protein MQKNQYFTLKLIVLCICALQLAGCKKYLSADEYLHEVDNLNDVWTERSDIRKAWAACFGAMPNYTDMIWSWPFNCNYDEGHAGLDNYPSLIFAQGKFNADNPLFDLWTKYYKSIRVCNVFLENYKKADDKLLVPGETAGYAADARYLRAFYYTQLLELYGPFVIVDKTVDYSNTAALPTKRNTEDDCASFIVAQLDTCIGTLPATEKILGNDMGRPSREAAMALKARVLLWNASPLVNGNPDYTSFVDAGGKPYFPTTADPDKWKQAAAAAKAIIDLNKFELHTVPANGTGYTTVPLGNFSGNDIPWPNGPSGIDPYRSVKGLFAGGKSYWNKEVIWAVNLPSQSTNLSSLGFPRNYNNGEGATYTARLYATQKLVDAFFMNNGATIEEENTHLYNDLGPTATTADGGDQYYIRGNGQEAATPIMTNFKRGDANPKLPVPNRCLNREARFYATIGFIGRGYLQNNGTIYYADYKANALDGYLQSDRPSTRSGYPIVKWVSDEDQKVNGSFDKPYPVFRLAEIYLDYAEALNEYDPANPDIIKYLNLVRFRAGLPGYTLSTQEENRNRIRHERYVEFAFEGKRYFDSRRWKEAAKADRDIWGNSRGMAGQVYGCNYLAQDGRFYDRTVIDGYTFRFKNYFLPIPYQEVANHWGTMTQNPGW from the coding sequence ATGCAAAAGAATCAATACTTTACCCTTAAACTAATCGTCTTGTGCATCTGCGCACTGCAATTAGCAGGTTGTAAAAAATACCTTTCAGCCGATGAATACCTGCACGAAGTAGACAACCTGAATGATGTATGGACGGAAAGAAGCGATATCCGTAAAGCCTGGGCGGCCTGTTTTGGCGCCATGCCAAATTACACGGATATGATCTGGTCATGGCCCTTTAATTGCAATTACGATGAAGGCCATGCCGGTCTGGACAACTATCCCAGCCTGATTTTCGCCCAGGGAAAATTCAACGCAGACAATCCCCTGTTCGACCTATGGACCAAATATTACAAATCCATCCGGGTCTGTAATGTATTCCTGGAGAATTATAAAAAAGCCGATGATAAATTGTTAGTACCGGGCGAAACAGCCGGCTATGCCGCTGATGCGCGCTACCTGCGGGCCTTTTATTATACCCAGTTGCTGGAACTCTATGGTCCTTTTGTGATTGTGGACAAAACGGTCGACTATTCAAACACTGCGGCCCTTCCTACCAAACGGAATACCGAAGATGATTGTGCGTCCTTTATTGTGGCGCAGTTGGATACCTGTATCGGTACCCTGCCGGCCACGGAAAAGATACTGGGCAACGATATGGGTCGGCCCTCCCGTGAAGCCGCCATGGCCTTGAAAGCAAGGGTATTGCTGTGGAATGCAAGCCCCCTGGTGAACGGGAATCCCGATTATACTTCATTTGTTGACGCCGGCGGAAAGCCCTATTTCCCAACTACTGCGGACCCGGACAAATGGAAGCAAGCAGCGGCGGCAGCAAAAGCCATCATCGACCTGAATAAATTTGAATTGCACACTGTACCTGCAAATGGCACCGGTTATACAACCGTGCCGCTTGGCAATTTTTCCGGCAACGATATACCCTGGCCCAACGGCCCTTCGGGGATCGACCCTTACCGTTCTGTAAAAGGGTTGTTTGCTGGCGGAAAATCATACTGGAACAAGGAAGTGATCTGGGCGGTGAACCTGCCCTCACAAAGCACCAATCTTTCTTCCCTTGGATTTCCGAGAAATTACAATAACGGTGAAGGCGCTACGTATACCGCAAGATTGTATGCCACCCAAAAACTGGTGGATGCCTTTTTCATGAACAATGGTGCCACCATCGAGGAAGAAAATACGCATTTATACAACGACCTTGGCCCCACGGCTACTACAGCCGACGGCGGCGATCAATATTATATTCGCGGAAACGGGCAGGAAGCGGCTACCCCCATCATGACCAATTTCAAACGGGGCGACGCTAATCCCAAACTACCGGTCCCCAATCGCTGCCTCAACCGTGAAGCACGCTTTTATGCCACGATCGGCTTTATCGGAAGGGGTTATTTGCAGAATAACGGCACCATTTACTATGCCGATTACAAAGCCAATGCGCTCGATGGCTACCTCCAGTCAGACAGGCCTTCCACAAGATCGGGCTACCCCATTGTAAAATGGGTGTCGGATGAAGACCAGAAAGTAAACGGTAGTTTTGACAAGCCCTATCCTGTTTTCCGTCTGGCAGAAATCTATCTCGACTATGCAGAGGCTTTGAATGAATACGATCCTGCCAATCCGGATATTATAAAATACCTGAACCTCGTGCGATTCCGGGCGGGCTTGCCAGGTTATACCCTATCTACCCAGGAGGAGAACCGCAACCGGATCCGGCATGAACGATATGTTGAATTTGCATTTGAAGGCAAACGCTATTTCGATTCACGCCGCTGGAAAGAAGCCGCAAAGGCCGATCGCGATATCTGGGGCAACAGCAGGGGAATGGCCGGACAGGTATACGGCTGCAATTACCTTGCCCAGGACGGCCGTTTTTACGATCGCACGGTTATCGACGGATACACATTCAGGTTCAAAAATTATTTTTTACCCATCCCTTATCAGGAAGTGGCTAATCATTGGGGCACCATGACTCAAAATCCCGGTTGGTAA
- a CDS encoding GH116 family glycosyl hydrolase encodes MTLRHSSRRQFIKQTGLAGSGFLLLTPFSWAKRPLAPATPLHNIPAEKNLDPKWVRSLYERGRPGTYYKSRNELKYIGMPAGGLHAGTVYLGGDGRLWLWGIYNDDREGVDPKTVLWNDGTREVPVRNRDGANYVEPTIADNKRVLAQGFAVMVKTGKDTLIKELKEGDWEEIRFEATYPVATIHYSDPGFPLAVVVKAGGIFIPLDAENSSLPCTIYSIQLKNNTHQRLQAYVTGWLENGAQKITAKDGEGRKENTVIRDERSVSIYSVFKAEQEDVRRRRDAGSTCLTYIGTDATANTNAHPWTLTTALFAKTNERPSTGDATEKLVGSITTLSAIEPGKTAELNFVISWHFNHPLQKLNKLKEVSSGNGYYFGAKYKNAAEVSAYVAAHFKQLHSQTLLWHQTWYDSTLPWWFLERTLLNTGTLATANTYRFANGRFWAWEGVNACEGTCTHVWQYAQAMGRLFPELERDARQRTDLGIAMSADGGIIFRAEYEGRPAIDGQAGTILRIYREHQMSKDDSFLKNNWEQIRKATRFMLAQDKNGDGLTDTPMENTLDAVWEGEIAWIAGLCIAAAKAAQRMAEEMNDQAFAALCSDYVQKGCRNMEQHLFNGEYFIHRPDPVQGRKKLGSYNTCHIDQVYGQSWAFQAGLGRLWDQHKTLSALRALWKYNFAPDVGPYIQTHTGGRPYALAGEGGMIMNTNPKNEPRPYGDNVTWQLGYFHECMSGFEHQVASHMMAEGMTDEALVLTRAIHDRYHAAKRNPFNEIECSDHYARAMASYGTFITACGFEYHGPHGYIRFAPKWNAANFKAPFTAAEGWGRYEQSAKGEKCIHTITVSYGKIVLRTLSFANTTGKTVAVTAGNKNIPAKLSRNKTDVIIELQDTATIASGQSLIISIT; translated from the coding sequence ATGACCCTTCGCCATTCATCGCGCCGGCAATTTATAAAACAAACGGGATTAGCTGGTTCCGGCTTCCTGCTGCTCACCCCCTTTTCGTGGGCAAAGCGACCGCTCGCTCCCGCCACGCCGCTTCATAATATTCCTGCAGAAAAAAATCTCGACCCGAAATGGGTACGGTCCCTCTATGAGAGAGGCCGGCCGGGCACCTACTACAAAAGCAGGAACGAATTAAAATACATCGGCATGCCCGCCGGCGGCCTGCATGCGGGAACGGTTTACCTGGGTGGCGACGGGCGTTTGTGGTTATGGGGCATTTATAATGATGACCGCGAAGGCGTGGATCCCAAGACCGTCCTCTGGAATGACGGCACCAGGGAAGTACCTGTGCGCAACCGCGATGGAGCCAACTATGTGGAACCAACCATTGCCGATAATAAACGCGTGCTGGCACAAGGCTTTGCCGTAATGGTTAAAACGGGCAAGGACACACTGATCAAGGAACTAAAGGAAGGCGACTGGGAGGAGATCCGGTTTGAAGCTACCTATCCGGTAGCTACCATTCACTACAGCGATCCCGGCTTTCCGTTAGCCGTCGTTGTAAAAGCGGGGGGCATTTTTATCCCGCTGGATGCGGAAAACTCATCGCTGCCCTGCACCATCTATTCCATACAGCTTAAAAACAACACCCATCAGCGCCTGCAGGCCTACGTTACGGGATGGCTGGAGAATGGCGCCCAAAAAATAACCGCCAAAGACGGGGAAGGCAGGAAAGAAAACACGGTGATCAGGGACGAAAGATCGGTCAGCATCTATTCGGTATTTAAGGCAGAACAGGAAGACGTCCGCCGCCGGCGCGATGCGGGCAGCACCTGCCTCACTTATATTGGTACGGATGCCACCGCCAATACCAATGCCCATCCCTGGACACTTACAACCGCATTGTTTGCAAAAACAAATGAACGTCCATCCACAGGCGACGCAACAGAAAAACTGGTAGGCAGCATTACCACATTGAGCGCAATTGAACCCGGTAAAACAGCGGAACTGAATTTTGTGATCAGCTGGCATTTTAATCATCCCCTCCAAAAGCTTAACAAGCTAAAAGAGGTAAGCAGCGGCAATGGCTATTATTTTGGCGCAAAATATAAAAATGCCGCCGAAGTGAGCGCTTATGTTGCGGCACATTTTAAACAACTCCATTCTCAAACCCTTTTATGGCACCAGACCTGGTATGACTCCACCCTGCCCTGGTGGTTCCTGGAAAGAACACTTTTGAATACCGGCACGCTGGCCACGGCCAATACCTATCGTTTTGCCAATGGCCGTTTCTGGGCCTGGGAAGGCGTTAACGCCTGCGAGGGCACATGTACCCATGTGTGGCAATATGCGCAGGCCATGGGCCGGCTGTTTCCGGAATTGGAAAGAGACGCACGGCAACGTACCGACCTTGGCATTGCTATGAGCGCCGACGGCGGCATTATTTTCCGGGCAGAATATGAAGGCCGGCCGGCTATCGACGGGCAGGCAGGCACTATTCTGCGTATCTATCGTGAACACCAAATGAGCAAGGATGACAGCTTCTTAAAAAACAATTGGGAGCAGATCAGGAAGGCCACCCGCTTTATGCTGGCGCAGGATAAAAACGGTGATGGCCTTACGGATACGCCTATGGAAAACACCCTGGATGCCGTGTGGGAAGGAGAAATCGCCTGGATCGCCGGCCTCTGTATTGCAGCCGCGAAAGCCGCACAGCGGATGGCCGAAGAAATGAATGACCAGGCCTTTGCAGCCCTCTGCAGCGATTATGTGCAAAAGGGCTGCCGCAATATGGAACAGCATTTATTTAACGGCGAATATTTCATACACCGGCCGGATCCCGTACAGGGAAGAAAAAAACTGGGCTCCTATAATACCTGCCATATCGACCAGGTCTACGGGCAAAGCTGGGCCTTTCAGGCAGGATTGGGAAGACTTTGGGATCAGCACAAAACGCTGTCGGCCCTCCGGGCGCTCTGGAAATATAATTTCGCCCCGGATGTGGGACCCTATATCCAAACGCATACAGGTGGCCGCCCCTATGCCCTGGCGGGCGAGGGCGGCATGATCATGAATACCAACCCCAAAAACGAACCGCGACCCTACGGCGACAATGTTACCTGGCAACTGGGTTATTTTCATGAGTGCATGAGCGGCTTTGAGCACCAGGTGGCCAGTCATATGATGGCAGAGGGAATGACGGACGAGGCGCTGGTGCTTACCCGGGCTATTCACGACCGCTACCATGCAGCCAAAAGAAATCCTTTTAATGAAATTGAATGCAGCGATCATTACGCCCGGGCCATGGCCAGCTATGGCACATTCATTACCGCTTGCGGTTTCGAGTACCACGGGCCACATGGCTATATCCGGTTTGCACCCAAGTGGAATGCTGCAAACTTCAAGGCACCCTTTACCGCTGCAGAAGGCTGGGGTCGTTATGAGCAATCTGCAAAAGGGGAAAAATGCATACATACCATAACGGTTAGCTATGGGAAGATCGTCCTGCGCACCCTGTCTTTTGCAAATACAACCGGAAAAACCGTGGCAGTAACTGCAGGCAATAAAAACATTCCTGCGAAACTAAGCAGAAACAAAACCGACGTAATCATCGAACTGCAAGATACAGCCACTATTGCCTCCGGGCAATCGCTGATCATCAGCATTACTTAA
- a CDS encoding FecR family protein: protein MNNNFSEKEIMAIVERYMNDTCSREEFEQLLELARSNETLLADALKIQWEKTATENPDEKPHFDRLFTTIMKGARTVERVRGGKRRLMTRITVAASLLLCLSTAGWWLWQEHEKSKTTAQTPALIVPGGDKAILTLADGRQIALDTAHNGDITNQGATKVIKLDGKLHYNSDVANNAEAALYNTIATPKGGQYQLVLADGSNVWLNASSSLKFPTAFTGNERNVELQGEGYFEIKHNPAQPFHVKTGKTTVTVLGTHFNINSYREEAVEKTTLIEGRVEVNTAGRRATLVPGQQAIVKAGQDPISLVPQVDLEEVLAWKNGLFLYNGTDLETVMNQVARWYDVTIVYERKINETISGSLPRSGNFRQLLKILEATGKVRFEINGRVITVKPN from the coding sequence ATGAATAACAATTTTTCTGAAAAGGAGATAATGGCGATCGTAGAACGGTATATGAATGATACCTGTTCCAGGGAGGAATTTGAGCAATTGCTGGAGCTGGCCCGTTCAAATGAAACACTTTTGGCAGACGCCCTGAAAATACAATGGGAAAAGACGGCAACGGAAAATCCGGATGAAAAGCCGCATTTTGACAGGCTATTTACCACTATCATGAAGGGGGCCCGCACTGTAGAACGGGTGCGTGGTGGAAAAAGAAGGTTGATGACCCGCATTACCGTGGCAGCCTCCCTGTTGCTGTGTTTATCAACAGCGGGCTGGTGGCTTTGGCAGGAACATGAAAAGTCGAAAACAACCGCGCAGACCCCTGCGCTTATTGTTCCGGGCGGAGATAAAGCCATCCTTACCCTTGCCGATGGCCGGCAAATAGCGCTGGACACAGCTCATAACGGAGATATCACCAACCAGGGTGCTACCAAGGTCATTAAACTGGACGGCAAACTTCATTATAATTCTGACGTAGCAAACAATGCCGAGGCCGCGCTTTATAATACCATTGCCACTCCAAAAGGAGGCCAGTACCAACTGGTGTTGGCGGATGGCAGCAACGTGTGGCTGAACGCTTCTTCCTCCTTAAAATTCCCCACTGCATTTACCGGTAACGAGCGGAATGTGGAATTGCAGGGTGAGGGCTATTTCGAAATAAAACATAACCCCGCCCAACCTTTTCATGTAAAGACCGGCAAAACAACTGTAACCGTATTGGGCACTCATTTTAATATCAACAGCTACCGGGAGGAGGCTGTCGAAAAAACCACGCTGATCGAAGGGCGGGTGGAAGTCAATACTGCCGGCAGACGGGCAACACTGGTTCCGGGACAACAGGCCATTGTAAAGGCCGGACAGGACCCTATTTCCCTGGTACCACAGGTGGATCTGGAAGAGGTACTGGCCTGGAAAAATGGGCTCTTCCTCTATAACGGCACAGACCTGGAAACGGTTATGAACCAGGTGGCCCGATGGTATGATGTAACGATTGTATATGAAAGAAAAATAAATGAAACAATTTCCGGCAGCCTTCCCCGTTCTGGCAATTTCAGGCAACTCCTGAAAATATTAGAAGCTACAGGCAAGGTCAGGTTTGAAATAAACGGCAGAGTCATTACTGTTAAGCCCAATTAA
- a CDS encoding TonB-dependent receptor codes for MKKRASLLLLLFCMLAGTAGYSQQVSISGSDMPLKKVLADIKKQSGYNVIYFDNDLKTAKKVTINMRGASLSEVFEKIFEQQPLTYTIVDKTIVIKAKPSAPEPRNAGNVPQVRAAIDIAGTVTDQRRRPLSGASVYLRSNTLIGTITDAAGYFGISNIPRKTTLVVTMLGFRKREINLDTIQDANLKQLLVLMEEDAAKNENEIVVTAVGSQKKISVVGAITTVNPVELKAPTRSLTTQLAGRVAGVTFVQQSGQPGQDGASFIIRGINSVTGNTTPLVLIDGLRRNLDDVDPNDVATFSILKDASATAVYGLEGANGIIVITTKTGKAAQKPSVRASYSSSINNASYKPKWVDAVTYARLRNEALEVRGKKPYYTADDIAKFGDGDNDFYPNVDWYKTMVKQNNPSQKANFNISGGGNAVTYYMSGGFYTEKGMFNSKNASNANYNQFNFRSNLKADLSPTTVLGLGFDGRYNTTTEPGQGVNSLLDIMNRINPTLFPAAYSNGTAPEEPPGITNPYSLLTKTGFLKRYANYMSTNLNLTQKLDFITPGLYVNGIASFTKSNFYEHHYVKNYQRHGPDPDLSHSYHNTGRDSLGRIVTINKTPDIDDKMGFVATSPTGDRVIEAMASINYARTFFRNLSTTGLILYKQRETMSDAPSGSGGTLLINALPTREQSIAGRVTFGWDNRYFTDINFGATGSQMFTPDKRWSGFPSIGFAWVPSSEKFWEPLSETVDFLKFRASYGVVGSVGNASRFGYLATSGPVDGYTFGFGRAAGSGVYIPGVGEYRLEQLGLTWERDTKLNLGAEIGFFQNVKLVLDAYRYVNRDQLIDLNRLPATLGLPSVPRANLGKTQSEGIDLDLTYAKSWKHFRINYIKGLISYTTNKILENGQLDPKVAYQSGIGLDWGRSLNYVALGLFKDQNDIDNSPVQTWNKVLPGDIKYKDIDGDGIITPNDRIWVGNIYPKWSYSLAIDLRYKKWTFATRAIGKADLYRSINGGRIPFNPYNAGGIDAGAVYIAAAKNHFTPVSYSGARATENFNAEYPLLGYGTDNQNNAQTSTFWLREATYVRIADAELGYNWQPKASHSLFKTIYYYFRCDNVVTFSRFKDWNPEQLSSYAYPLKRTFSAGLEIGFDL; via the coding sequence ATGAAGAAAAGAGCTTCGCTCCTCCTGCTCCTTTTCTGTATGCTGGCAGGGACGGCCGGCTACAGCCAGCAGGTTTCCATCTCGGGTTCCGACATGCCGCTGAAAAAAGTGCTTGCAGATATAAAAAAGCAAAGCGGCTATAATGTAATCTATTTCGATAATGATTTAAAAACTGCCAAAAAAGTAACCATCAACATGCGGGGCGCTTCCCTGAGTGAGGTGTTTGAAAAGATCTTTGAGCAGCAGCCCTTAACCTATACCATTGTTGATAAAACAATCGTGATCAAAGCAAAGCCATCTGCACCGGAGCCCAGAAACGCTGGAAACGTCCCCCAGGTCAGGGCGGCTATCGACATCGCTGGCACTGTAACCGACCAGCGCCGCAGGCCTCTTTCGGGGGCCAGTGTATACCTGCGCTCCAATACATTAATCGGAACCATAACCGATGCTGCCGGATATTTTGGCATCAGCAATATTCCGCGGAAAACAACACTGGTTGTGACGATGCTTGGGTTCCGCAAACGCGAAATAAACCTGGATACTATACAGGACGCCAACCTGAAGCAGCTCCTGGTTTTAATGGAAGAAGACGCTGCAAAAAACGAAAATGAGATCGTTGTTACAGCGGTGGGAAGCCAGAAAAAAATAAGTGTTGTAGGAGCCATCACCACCGTCAATCCGGTAGAACTAAAAGCACCGACAAGATCACTCACCACCCAGCTGGCAGGCCGCGTGGCGGGCGTAACCTTTGTACAGCAATCCGGCCAGCCGGGGCAGGATGGCGCTTCATTTATCATAAGAGGCATCAACTCTGTTACCGGCAATACCACCCCTTTGGTACTCATTGACGGACTGCGGAGAAACCTCGATGATGTTGACCCTAACGACGTAGCTACCTTTTCCATCCTGAAAGACGCATCGGCTACCGCTGTTTACGGGCTTGAAGGCGCCAATGGTATTATTGTGATCACTACAAAAACAGGAAAGGCCGCGCAAAAACCAAGCGTGCGGGCTTCCTACTCCTCATCCATCAACAATGCCTCCTACAAACCCAAATGGGTCGACGCCGTAACCTACGCCCGGCTAAGAAATGAAGCCCTGGAGGTACGGGGTAAAAAACCCTATTATACCGCGGATGATATTGCCAAATTCGGCGATGGCGACAATGATTTTTATCCAAATGTAGACTGGTATAAAACCATGGTAAAACAAAACAATCCCTCCCAAAAAGCAAACTTTAATATCAGCGGCGGAGGCAATGCCGTTACCTATTATATGTCCGGCGGGTTTTATACCGAAAAAGGCATGTTCAACAGCAAAAATGCGTCCAATGCCAACTATAACCAGTTTAATTTCCGTTCCAATCTTAAGGCTGACCTTTCCCCCACCACCGTACTGGGACTGGGGTTTGACGGCCGGTACAATACCACTACGGAACCCGGCCAGGGTGTGAACAGCCTGCTGGACATTATGAACCGGATCAATCCCACCCTCTTCCCTGCAGCATACTCCAACGGCACGGCGCCGGAAGAGCCGCCGGGCATTACCAATCCTTATTCCCTGCTGACGAAAACCGGGTTCCTGAAACGGTATGCAAACTATATGTCCACGAACCTGAACCTTACGCAAAAACTCGACTTCATTACACCCGGGCTGTATGTGAACGGGATCGCCTCATTTACGAAGAGCAATTTTTATGAGCACCATTATGTAAAAAATTACCAGCGGCACGGGCCCGACCCCGACCTGTCGCACAGCTATCATAATACGGGAAGGGATAGTCTTGGCCGCATTGTAACCATTAATAAAACCCCGGATATAGACGACAAAATGGGATTTGTTGCTACTTCCCCTACCGGCGACCGCGTGATTGAAGCCATGGCCAGCATCAATTATGCGCGTACTTTTTTCAGAAACCTGTCCACCACCGGGCTTATTTTATACAAACAAAGAGAAACCATGTCAGACGCGCCTTCAGGCAGCGGCGGCACACTGCTGATCAATGCGCTACCTACCAGGGAGCAATCGATCGCAGGGCGCGTTACGTTCGGTTGGGATAACCGGTATTTCACTGATATCAATTTTGGCGCCACGGGGTCACAGATGTTTACGCCCGATAAGCGATGGTCCGGCTTTCCCTCTATCGGTTTCGCCTGGGTACCTTCCTCCGAAAAGTTCTGGGAACCCCTGTCGGAAACAGTCGATTTCCTGAAATTCAGAGCCTCTTATGGTGTAGTAGGTTCTGTGGGTAATGCCAGCCGTTTCGGCTACCTGGCCACATCCGGCCCGGTAGATGGTTATACTTTCGGGTTTGGCCGTGCAGCCGGCAGCGGTGTTTATATCCCGGGCGTGGGTGAATACCGGCTGGAGCAGCTGGGGCTTACCTGGGAGCGCGACACCAAACTAAACCTGGGAGCGGAGATTGGCTTTTTTCAAAACGTTAAATTAGTACTGGACGCCTACCGGTATGTGAACCGGGATCAACTGATCGACCTGAACAGGCTGCCGGCCACACTGGGCCTGCCTTCCGTACCGAGGGCCAATCTTGGGAAAACACAGTCGGAAGGAATTGACCTCGATCTTACTTATGCCAAATCCTGGAAGCATTTCCGGATCAACTATATCAAGGGGCTGATTAGCTATACCACTAACAAAATCCTTGAAAATGGCCAACTCGACCCCAAAGTGGCCTACCAGAGCGGGATCGGGCTGGATTGGGGCCGGAGCCTGAACTATGTAGCCCTGGGTCTGTTCAAAGATCAGAACGATATTGACAACAGTCCCGTGCAAACCTGGAACAAGGTATTGCCCGGCGACATAAAATATAAGGATATTGACGGTGATGGAATTATTACCCCTAACGACCGCATCTGGGTAGGTAATATTTACCCGAAATGGAGCTATTCATTGGCCATTGACCTGCGTTACAAAAAATGGACATTCGCCACAAGAGCTATCGGTAAGGCCGACCTTTACCGCTCGATCAATGGTGGGCGTATTCCTTTTAATCCTTACAATGCAGGCGGCATCGATGCCGGCGCCGTGTATATCGCCGCCGCAAAAAATCACTTTACACCCGTATCCTATTCCGGCGCCAGAGCCACGGAAAATTTTAACGCCGAGTACCCCCTGCTGGGCTATGGCACCGATAACCAGAACAATGCCCAAACCTCCACCTTCTGGCTGCGGGAAGCCACATATGTACGGATCGCCGACGCGGAACTGGGATATAACTGGCAGCCGAAGGCCAGCCATTCATTATTTAAAACGATCTACTATTACTTCCGCTGTGATAATGTAGTTACCTTCTCCAGGTTCAAAGACTGGAACCCGGAACAGCTGTCCTCTTATGCCTATCCGTTAAAAAGAACTTTTTCTGCAGGCCTGGAAATCGGCTTTGACCTTTAA
- a CDS encoding DUF1735 domain-containing protein, translating to MNRIQYIAAFAMGMQLITGCAKQDYKGKEFYKQEAYIIASESTSATERDISNLPAHSFVDTIKYKDLQYNSDTIRAKGTFVAQVKFKVGIGGSLPAAEDMKIVVGFDSSELTDYNILKNTGKYIPGPSLYTTNIPYNNQEQGFVVNIPKGTSSSSLIFSVPLKRDSVAKYDSFAFPLKILRADKVPLSRQFTSFLIAGLLVDTGIVVNWQGFPIPKLPRGTYYSVMVAGNASENSNDGILRTHKYITPLDTADNPALNDKYMIWGTAAWSFDYYGFHSVGWMYNKLTLLDKDFGLYQLDPILPGNNDFPYYTFQYATEQKSSYDNFYDPRLKQLTIHYKNVIGNDYTDVLTFVSPDFTLQPSAYWASPQSWEQVRARGYKYWLPL from the coding sequence ATGAATCGCATTCAATATATAGCCGCCTTCGCAATGGGCATGCAACTAATCACCGGTTGCGCTAAACAGGATTATAAGGGCAAGGAGTTTTACAAGCAGGAAGCCTACATTATTGCGTCCGAATCCACCTCCGCCACCGAAAGGGACATCAGCAACCTGCCGGCGCACTCGTTCGTTGACACCATCAAATACAAAGACCTCCAGTACAATTCGGACACCATCAGGGCGAAGGGCACATTTGTGGCCCAGGTAAAGTTCAAAGTAGGAATAGGCGGATCCCTGCCCGCTGCCGAAGACATGAAGATCGTGGTAGGCTTTGATTCAAGCGAACTTACAGATTACAATATCCTGAAAAATACAGGTAAGTATATCCCCGGGCCTTCCCTCTATACCACCAATATCCCTTACAATAACCAGGAGCAGGGGTTCGTGGTGAATATTCCCAAAGGGACTTCGTCTTCCTCCCTTATTTTCAGCGTGCCGCTTAAAAGGGACAGTGTTGCAAAATATGACAGCTTCGCGTTTCCGCTGAAAATATTGCGTGCAGACAAAGTGCCGCTGAGCAGGCAATTCACTTCATTCCTTATTGCCGGGCTATTGGTAGATACCGGCATTGTGGTGAACTGGCAGGGCTTCCCTATACCCAAACTACCCAGGGGCACTTATTATTCGGTAATGGTGGCCGGGAATGCATCAGAAAACAGCAATGATGGCATTCTGCGCACGCATAAGTATATTACGCCATTGGATACAGCCGACAACCCTGCGCTGAATGACAAGTATATGATCTGGGGCACCGCCGCCTGGAGTTTTGATTATTATGGATTTCACAGTGTTGGCTGGATGTATAACAAACTAACCCTGCTCGATAAGGACTTTGGCCTTTACCAGCTGGACCCGATCCTGCCGGGGAACAACGACTTCCCCTATTATACGTTTCAATACGCTACCGAGCAGAAATCGAGCTATGACAATTTTTACGACCCCCGGTTGAAACAACTCACGATCCACTATAAAAATGTGATAGGGAACGACTATACGGATGTGCTTACTTTCGTTAGCCCCGACTTTACCCTGCAGCCTTCTGCCTACTGGGCCTCCCCGCAAAGCTGGGAGCAGGTACGGGCCAGAGGATACAAATACTGGCTGCCCTTATAA